The following are from one region of the Gadus chalcogrammus isolate NIFS_2021 chromosome 19, NIFS_Gcha_1.0, whole genome shotgun sequence genome:
- the gpr37b gene encoding prosaposin receptor GPR37b: MHYLPFFLFLANVELLEALRSQHGLALAPGPGRGGTDDDAENGTFHHRTFHVPPREGPDHRDHRAPLKAAPSSSATGVSSSFLETQVRPGAPPITSVNSTHSRRRAAAVVGTPAERSKGGYNFKDVSTGIVNSSRDASPHHKRRKLQANGDIPALGSVGISARRSLDKSPSTGRWGGREQQNEESDRRKRGTKDEQKKGSKRGRNHANKSPMALQASPWEPLPRPAALSSTDPPPDSFTRRPVEFMTYGEEESNPWDATPMTPPNPQDFPQSEIRNPFYPVTGETYGAYAIVCVAGVIFLVGIAGNIAILCIVCQNYYMKSISNSLLANLAVWDFVLIFFCLPMVVFHELTKSWLLGDFTCKVVPYLEVASLGVTTFTLCALCIDRFRAATNVQMYYEMIENCTSTTAKLAVIWIGALLLALPELLIRQLVVEETGSADAPAAAERCVIRISADLPDTLYVLGLTYEGARLWWCFGCYFCLPTLFTIGCSLVTARKIRRAERASSVRGNKKQIRLESQMNCTVVALAIVYGACVVPENICNIAAAYMAAGVPERAMAALHFLSQLLLFCRAAVTPVLLLLLCRPLGRAFLDCCCCCCCAGHAPPSSAAGSDDNEHECTTELELSPFSTIRRELSNYTPPATAVAATTGGTNC; encoded by the exons ATGCACTACCTCCCGTTCTTCCTGTTTCTGGCCAacgtggagctgctggaggctcTGAGGAGCCAGCACGGGCTCGCGCTCGCACCGGGACCGGGTCGCGGCGGCACCGACGATGACGCCGAGAACGGAACGTTTCACCACAGGACGTTTCACGTTCCCCCGCGGGAGGGTCCCGACCATCGCGACCACCGCGCGCCCCTCAAGGCAGCGCCCTCGTCCTCCGCCACAGGTGTGTCCTCCTCCTTTCTGGAGACGCAGGTGCGCCCCGGAGCACCACCCATCACCTCCGTCAACTCCACTCACTCTCGAAGGagagcggcggcggtggtggggaCCCCCGCCGAGAGGAGTAAAGGGGGGTACAACTTTAAAGACGTCTCGACGGGGATCGTAAACTCATCCAGGGACGCGTCGCCTCACCACAAGAGGAGAAAGTTGCAGGCGAACGGCGACATTCCCGCGCTGGGAAGCGTTGGGATTAGCGCGCGGAGATCCCTTGATAAGTCCCCCTCCACGGGCCGATGGGGGGGTCGGGAACAACAGAATGAGGAGAGCGACAGGCGCAAGAGGGGCACAAAGGACGAGCAGAAGAAAGGCTCCAAAAGGGGCCGAAACCATGCGAACAAAAGCCCCATGGCTCTCCAGGCGTCGCCATGGGAACCGCTGCCCAGACCCGCGGCGCTCTCCTCCACCGACCCGCCCCCGGACTCCTTCACGCGGCGCCCCGTGGAGTTCATGACGTACGGCGAGGAGGAGAGCAACCCGTGGGACGCCACGCCGATGACGCCGCCGAACCCGCAGGACTTCCCGCAGAGCGAGATCCGGAATCCCTTCTACCCGGTGACCGGCGAGACGTACGGGGCGTACGCCATCGTCTGCGTGGCCGGGGTCATCTTCTTGGTGGGCATCGCGGGCAACATCGCCATCCTGTGCATCGTGTGCCAGAACTACTACATGAAGAGCATCTCCAACTCACTGCTGGCCAACCTGGCCGTGTGGGACTTTGTGCTGATCTTCTTCTGCCTGCCCATGGTGGTGTTCCACGAGCTCACAAAGTCCTggctgctgggtgacttcaccTGCAAGGTGGTGCCCTATCTGGAG GTGGCCTCGCTGGGCGTCACCACCTTCACTCTGTGCGCGCTGTGCATCGACCGCTTCCGCGCCGCCACCAACGTGCAGATGTACTACGAGATGATCGAGAactgcacctccaccaccgccaagCTGGCCGTCATCTGGATCGGCGCCCTGCTCCTGGCCCTGCCCGAGCTCCTGATCCGCCAGCTGGTCGTCGAGGAGACGGGCTCCGCGGACGCGCCGGCCGCGGCCGAGCGCTGCGTCATCCGCATCTCCGCCGACCTCCCCGACACGCTCTACGTCCTGGGCCTGACCTACGAGGGCGCGCGCCTCTGGTGGTGCTTCGGCTGCTACTTCTGCCTGCCCACGCTCTTCACCATCGGCTGCTCGCTGGTCACGGCGCGCAAGATCCGCCGCGCCGAGCGCGCCAGCAGCGTGCGCGGCAACAAGAAGCAGATCCGCCTGGAGTCGCAGATGAACTGCACGGTGGTGGCGCTCGCCATCGTGTACGGCGCCTGCGTGGTGCCCGAGAACATCTGCAACATCGCCGCCGCGTACATGGCTGCCGGCGTGCCGGAGCGCGCCATGGCCGCCCTGCACTTCCTGTCGCAGCTGCTGCTGTTCTGCCGGGCGGCCGTCACgccggtgctgctgctgctgctgtgccgCCCGCTGGGCCGCGCCTTcctggactgctgctgctgctgctgctgcgccgGCCACGCCCCGCCCTCCTCGGCGGCGGGCAGCGACGACAACGAGCACGAGTGCACCACCGAGCTGGAGCTGTCGCCCTTCAGCACCATCCGCAGGGAGCTCAGCAACTACACCCCGCCCGCCACCGCCGTGGCCGCCACCACCGGGGGCACCAACTGCTGA